A genomic stretch from Bradyrhizobium sp. 195 includes:
- a CDS encoding caspase family protein, whose product MSHFMRTATILLLAGLLVLSAGPASRAADAAKLALVIGNARYPDNEFVLNEVANDAQDVAEELKRDGFVVDRQSNLTADAMRQVLDRFYARIERGAVALIFFDGFAIQSNRQTYLLPVDAQIWTEPDVARDGFSLDIILAEMNTRGAAIKIALIDASRRNPFERRFRRYSAGLAPAIAPSNSLVLYSAALGAVAASGKTEHSLFVAELLREMRAPNISAEQALTNTKNGVVAATKREQVPWLSSSLTTEFSFAGSVAQPADNKAGDPTKPEPQKPEPQKPVCDAPQAEPPPSAGDLARDPLIADLSRKIAANANDVASRYKRGQVYAIKRAYTLAMQDFDLVIRRDPRDGEALNNRCWTRAATGDLQGALADCNLALQIDPGLSDALDSRGLVNLKLGRTAEAIKDYNDAIQRNPRSSSSLFGRGIARRKSGGDGATDIAQAKSMNPDIAKEFAGYGVTECVP is encoded by the coding sequence ATGAGCCATTTCATGCGCACCGCGACGATTTTGTTGCTGGCAGGCTTGCTCGTGCTGAGCGCAGGACCCGCAAGCCGCGCGGCTGACGCCGCCAAGCTCGCGCTGGTGATCGGCAACGCAAGATACCCCGACAACGAATTCGTGCTGAACGAGGTCGCCAACGATGCTCAGGACGTCGCTGAAGAATTGAAGCGCGACGGCTTCGTCGTCGATCGGCAGAGCAATCTCACGGCCGACGCCATGCGGCAGGTGCTGGATCGCTTTTATGCCCGCATCGAACGCGGCGCGGTGGCGCTGATCTTCTTCGACGGCTTCGCCATCCAGTCCAACCGGCAGACCTACCTGCTTCCGGTCGACGCGCAGATCTGGACCGAGCCGGACGTGGCGCGCGACGGCTTCAGCCTCGACATCATCCTCGCCGAGATGAACACGCGCGGCGCCGCGATCAAGATCGCGCTGATCGACGCCTCGCGCCGCAACCCGTTCGAGCGGCGCTTCCGCCGCTATTCGGCGGGCCTTGCACCGGCGATCGCACCGAGCAATTCGCTCGTGCTCTACTCCGCCGCGCTCGGCGCGGTTGCGGCGAGCGGGAAGACCGAGCACAGCCTGTTCGTGGCCGAGTTGCTCCGCGAGATGCGCGCGCCGAACATCAGCGCCGAGCAGGCCCTGACCAACACCAAGAACGGCGTTGTCGCCGCCACCAAGCGGGAGCAGGTGCCGTGGCTGTCATCCTCGCTGACCACGGAATTTTCGTTCGCAGGTTCGGTGGCGCAGCCGGCCGACAACAAGGCCGGCGACCCGACGAAGCCAGAGCCTCAGAAACCCGAGCCTCAGAAGCCTGTCTGCGACGCGCCGCAGGCGGAGCCGCCCCCGAGCGCCGGCGATCTCGCCAGGGATCCGCTCATCGCCGATCTCAGCCGCAAGATCGCAGCGAACGCCAATGACGTCGCCTCGCGCTACAAGCGCGGCCAGGTCTATGCGATCAAGCGCGCCTATACGCTCGCCATGCAGGATTTCGACCTCGTGATCCGCAGGGATCCCAGGGATGGCGAGGCGCTCAACAACCGCTGCTGGACGCGCGCTGCCACCGGCGATCTGCAGGGCGCGCTCGCCGACTGCAATCTGGCGCTCCAGATCGATCCCGGATTGAGCGATGCGCTCGACAGCCGCGGGCTCGTCAACCTCAAGCTCGGCCGGACCGCCGAGGCGATCAAGGACTACAACGACGCGATCCAGCGCAACCCGCGCTCGTCATCTTCGCTGTTCGGCCGCGGCATCGCCAGGCGCAAGAGCGGCGGCGACGGCGCCACTGATATCGCGCAGGCGAAGTCGATGAATCCTGACATCGCGAAGGAGTTCGCTGGCTACGGCGTCACGGAATGCGTGCCCTGA
- a CDS encoding molybdopterin oxidoreductase family protein → MNQHAKIEIRHSTCPHDCPSACALDVEVVEGRSIGRVRGSKQQTYTAGVVCAKVARYAERIHHPERVMFPMRRIGPKGSGQFARISWDEALDEIGHRFNAAEREFGAESIWPYYYAGTMGLVMRDGLNRLTHVKKYSRFYQTICANVARIGYAIGTGKIAGVDPREMALSDLVVIWGTNPVNTQVNVMTHASRARKERGAKIAAVDIYDNETMKQADIKIILRPGTDGAFACGVMHVLFRDGYADRAYMDKYTDCPAELEAHLKARTPEWASAICGVPVAEIEAFAKAVGETKRTFFRLGYGFTRSRNGATQMHAATCIPAVTGAWQYEGGGAFFNNYALWHFNESIIEGHDAIDQSVRALDQSKIGRILTGDAEALRGKGPVKAMLIQNTNPMTVAPEQALVRQGFAREDLFVAVHEQFMTETAQMADIVLPATMFMEHDDLYYGGGHQHISVGPKLIDPPGECRSNHEVLQGLAPRLGAKHPGFEMTPRELIDATLKLSNHGDIAGLEADIWRDLQPDFRTSHFLDGFAHADGKFHFRADWAHPPFGVTMGDVDKMPDLPDHWAVIEHSDQAHPFRLATSPSRSFLNTTFNETPSSQAREGKASVMIHPQDAAALDIADGDAVTLGNTRGETTLVATLFDGVRRGVLIAESVHPNKNHIGGRGINMLTGAEAVAPIGGAAFHDNKVWIRKASAAQGTHSVTP, encoded by the coding sequence ATGAACCAGCACGCCAAGATCGAAATCCGCCATTCGACCTGCCCGCATGATTGCCCCTCGGCCTGCGCCCTCGATGTCGAGGTGGTCGAAGGCCGCAGCATCGGTCGTGTCCGTGGTTCGAAGCAGCAGACCTATACGGCCGGAGTCGTCTGCGCCAAGGTCGCCCGCTATGCCGAGCGCATCCATCATCCCGAGCGGGTGATGTTTCCGATGCGCCGCATTGGGCCGAAGGGCTCGGGGCAATTCGCGCGGATCTCCTGGGACGAGGCGCTGGACGAGATCGGGCATCGCTTCAATGCGGCCGAGCGCGAGTTCGGCGCGGAATCGATCTGGCCCTATTACTATGCCGGCACGATGGGGCTGGTGATGCGCGACGGCCTTAATCGCCTCACGCATGTGAAAAAATATTCCCGCTTCTATCAGACCATCTGCGCCAATGTCGCCCGCATCGGCTATGCCATCGGCACCGGCAAGATCGCCGGCGTCGATCCGCGCGAGATGGCGCTCTCCGACCTCGTCGTGATCTGGGGCACCAACCCCGTCAACACCCAGGTCAACGTGATGACGCACGCCTCCCGCGCCCGCAAGGAGCGCGGCGCGAAGATCGCCGCGGTCGACATCTACGACAACGAGACCATGAAGCAGGCTGACATCAAGATCATCCTGCGGCCCGGTACCGACGGCGCGTTCGCGTGTGGTGTCATGCACGTCCTGTTTCGCGACGGCTATGCCGACCGCGCCTACATGGACAAATACACCGATTGCCCGGCCGAGCTCGAGGCGCATCTGAAGGCGCGCACGCCGGAATGGGCCTCTGCGATTTGCGGCGTGCCGGTGGCGGAGATCGAAGCCTTTGCCAAGGCGGTCGGCGAGACCAAACGGACCTTCTTCCGGCTCGGCTACGGCTTCACCCGCTCGCGCAACGGCGCGACGCAGATGCATGCCGCGACCTGCATTCCTGCGGTGACCGGCGCCTGGCAGTATGAAGGCGGCGGCGCCTTCTTCAACAATTACGCGCTGTGGCATTTCAACGAATCCATCATCGAGGGCCACGACGCCATCGACCAGAGCGTCCGCGCACTGGACCAGTCGAAGATCGGCCGCATCCTCACCGGGGATGCCGAAGCGCTGCGCGGCAAGGGGCCGGTCAAGGCGATGCTGATCCAGAACACCAACCCGATGACCGTGGCGCCGGAGCAGGCGCTGGTCCGGCAGGGCTTTGCGCGCGAGGATCTGTTCGTCGCGGTGCACGAGCAGTTCATGACCGAGACGGCGCAGATGGCCGATATCGTGCTGCCGGCGACCATGTTCATGGAGCATGACGATCTCTATTACGGCGGTGGCCACCAGCACATCTCGGTCGGGCCGAAGCTGATCGACCCGCCCGGCGAATGCCGCTCCAACCACGAGGTCCTGCAGGGGCTGGCGCCGCGGCTTGGCGCCAAGCATCCCGGTTTCGAGATGACGCCGCGCGAATTGATCGACGCGACGCTGAAGCTCAGCAACCACGGCGATATCGCCGGCCTCGAAGCCGATATCTGGCGCGACCTGCAGCCGGACTTCCGCACCTCGCATTTTCTCGATGGCTTTGCCCATGCCGACGGGAAATTCCATTTTAGGGCGGACTGGGCGCATCCGCCGTTCGGCGTGACGATGGGCGATGTCGACAAGATGCCTGATCTGCCGGACCACTGGGCGGTGATCGAGCACTCCGACCAGGCCCATCCGTTCCGGCTTGCGACCAGCCCTTCGCGCAGCTTCCTCAACACCACCTTCAACGAGACGCCGTCCTCGCAGGCGCGCGAGGGCAAGGCGAGCGTGATGATCCATCCCCAGGATGCAGCCGCGCTCGACATCGCAGACGGCGATGCGGTGACGCTCGGCAATACCCGCGGCGAGACCACGCTGGTGGCGACGCTGTTCGACGGCGTGCGGCGCGGCGTCCTGATCGCGGAGTCCGTTCATCCCAACAAGAACCATATCGGCGGACGCGGCATCAACATGCTGACGGGCGCCGAAGCCGTCGCGCCGATCGGCGGGGCCGCCTTCCATGACAACAAGGTCTGGATCAGGAAGGCCTCTGCGGCTCAGGGCACGCATTCCGTGACGCCGTAG
- a CDS encoding Bug family tripartite tricarboxylate transporter substrate binding protein, which translates to MKARGFMLVVAAGLLAAVSAAPSFAQDYPNRAVRIVVPFGAGGPADVAARLIGNVLQESFGQPFVVENRTGAGGVIGTVEAAKSPADGYTLLMMSNTQTANESLLTPDKRKYELMRDLAPIAPVNFSDLVIVVNPQVPAKTLAEFIALAKAQPGKLNYASSGQGTPYHMAGELFKAMAGVDVVHVPYRNSGEARSGVIGGQVQMMIDAVPAMAPNIAENQVRALATTGKQRSAVLPNVPTAIEAGVAGYEATIWLGLMAPAGTPKPVIDKLNAAVNAMVKRPDIVKLWTEQGAVPMSMTTEEFDKFLRGDIEKWADVVKKFDKS; encoded by the coding sequence ATGAAGGCCCGAGGATTCATGCTGGTGGTCGCCGCCGGCCTGCTTGCCGCAGTCTCCGCCGCCCCCTCATTCGCCCAGGATTATCCCAACCGCGCGGTCCGCATCGTCGTGCCCTTCGGCGCCGGCGGACCGGCCGATGTCGCAGCGCGGCTGATCGGCAATGTGCTCCAGGAGAGCTTTGGCCAGCCCTTCGTGGTCGAGAACCGCACCGGCGCCGGCGGGGTCATCGGCACCGTGGAAGCTGCGAAGTCGCCGGCCGACGGCTACACGCTGCTGATGATGTCCAACACCCAGACCGCGAATGAATCGCTGCTGACTCCGGACAAGCGCAAATACGAGCTGATGCGGGACCTCGCGCCGATCGCTCCGGTGAACTTTTCCGATCTCGTCATCGTGGTGAACCCGCAGGTGCCGGCGAAGACTCTTGCCGAGTTCATCGCTCTCGCCAAAGCGCAACCGGGCAAGCTGAACTATGCCTCTTCGGGTCAGGGCACGCCGTACCACATGGCCGGCGAGCTGTTCAAAGCCATGGCCGGCGTCGATGTCGTGCACGTTCCCTATCGCAACAGCGGCGAGGCGCGCAGCGGCGTGATCGGCGGACAGGTGCAGATGATGATCGACGCGGTGCCGGCGATGGCGCCGAACATCGCCGAGAACCAGGTCCGCGCGCTCGCGACCACCGGCAAGCAACGCTCAGCCGTGCTGCCGAACGTGCCGACCGCGATCGAGGCGGGCGTAGCAGGCTATGAGGCGACGATCTGGCTCGGCCTGATGGCCCCCGCGGGAACGCCGAAGCCTGTGATCGACAAGCTCAATGCGGCCGTCAACGCAATGGTGAAGCGGCCCGACATCGTCAAGCTCTGGACGGAACAGGGTGCCGTGCCCATGTCGATGACCACGGAGGAATTCGACAAATTCCTGCGCGGCGATATCGAGAAATGGGCCGACGTCGTCAAGAAGTTCGACAAATCCTGA
- a CDS encoding (2Fe-2S)-binding protein, with translation MATIQFQLNGTATVVDTDLDQPLLDVLRGRLGMTSAHFGCGAGECGACHVMVGDRAITSCDMPMWSVADKDVVTVEGLGTAERPHPLQRAFISEQAMQCGYCVSGILISAATLLKRNPFPTETEVRAALDRNLCRCGSHNRMVRAVLRAAAELAAS, from the coding sequence ATGGCCACCATTCAATTCCAGCTCAACGGTACGGCGACGGTCGTGGATACCGATCTGGACCAGCCGCTGCTCGACGTGCTGCGCGGCCGGCTCGGCATGACCAGTGCGCATTTCGGCTGCGGCGCCGGGGAGTGCGGGGCCTGTCACGTTATGGTCGGCGACCGCGCGATAACCTCCTGCGATATGCCGATGTGGTCGGTCGCGGACAAGGACGTCGTCACCGTCGAAGGCCTCGGCACCGCAGAGCGACCACATCCGCTACAACGTGCCTTCATCTCCGAACAGGCGATGCAATGCGGCTATTGCGTCTCCGGAATCCTGATCAGCGCAGCGACGCTCCTGAAGCGCAATCCGTTCCCGACGGAGACCGAGGTCAGAGCGGCACTCGATCGCAATCTGTGCCGCTGCGGATCGCATAACCGCATGGTCCGCGCCGTGTTGCGGGCGGCGGCGGAGCTGGCGGCATCATGA
- a CDS encoding xanthine dehydrogenase family protein molybdopterin-binding subunit — protein sequence MSASSPAPKLPISLAANPKLSSWVNFTGEGGVAISPGKVEIGQGIVTALAQIAADELDVEISRIEMIRASTATSPNEGVTSGSLSIQQSGRALRHACAEVRQRFLVAASERLGVQVSLLNVDDGTISGPGNVRTSYWELAGDVSLDQDATADAAAKSIAKRSVAGHSVHRVDIPDKVFARPRFIHDCPLPDLLHGRVLRPDISGAKLIALDETAARAVPGLVAIVRDGGFAGVVTDSEAAAEAALKALQKGATWSVGEPLPDQDDLAGFLKSQPVETTLVETRTAAMTRKHAQTLRRQYTRPYMAHASIAPSCAMAQWDGDRVHVWTHSQGVYLLRADLAIVLKLPAENIVVEHMEGAGCYGHNAADDVALDAVLLAKAVGGRSVRVQWSRHDEMSHAPFGAAMAIEIEADLDADNEIVGWRHAIWSNGHAARPGRAAQPALLAATEIANPYPRMISTNPPAANGGGGDRNSVPLYDLPAWTITSHRLLTMPVRTSALRTLGAQGNVFAIESLLDEIAVLRGEDPIAFRLRHLGDERAKDVIRTAARRAAWKPEKQAGIGHGVGFARYKNTGAYCAAIAEIEGADDIRVKRLTLAVDVGEAINPDGVVNQIEGGAIQATSWVLKERVRFDRTHITSTSWTDYPILRFSEVPAVDVEIIQRPEIEPVGAGEAAHGPVTAAIANAVYDCLCVRVRDLPITRDRIIAAAELAS from the coding sequence ATGAGTGCGTCGTCCCCTGCCCCGAAACTGCCGATCAGCCTCGCTGCCAATCCAAAACTGTCGTCCTGGGTGAACTTCACGGGTGAAGGTGGTGTGGCGATCTCGCCCGGCAAGGTCGAGATCGGACAGGGCATTGTCACGGCGCTGGCGCAGATTGCGGCGGACGAGCTCGATGTCGAGATCTCCAGGATCGAGATGATCCGCGCCTCGACGGCGACGAGCCCGAACGAAGGCGTGACCTCGGGCAGCCTGTCGATCCAGCAATCCGGTCGCGCGTTGCGCCACGCCTGTGCCGAGGTGCGGCAGCGTTTCCTCGTTGCAGCATCAGAACGTCTCGGCGTCCAGGTCTCGCTGCTGAATGTCGATGACGGCACGATCTCGGGACCCGGCAACGTCAGGACCAGCTATTGGGAGCTGGCTGGCGATGTCTCGCTCGATCAGGACGCCACTGCGGACGCGGCAGCGAAGAGCATTGCCAAGCGCAGCGTGGCCGGACATTCGGTCCACCGTGTGGATATTCCCGACAAGGTGTTCGCGCGGCCGCGCTTCATCCATGATTGCCCACTGCCGGACCTGCTGCACGGCCGCGTGCTGCGGCCTGACATATCCGGCGCCAAACTGATCGCGCTCGACGAAACCGCTGCGAGGGCTGTTCCCGGCCTCGTCGCGATCGTCCGCGACGGCGGCTTTGCCGGCGTGGTCACCGACAGCGAGGCAGCAGCAGAAGCCGCACTGAAGGCTCTGCAGAAAGGCGCGACATGGTCGGTTGGCGAGCCGCTGCCCGATCAGGACGATCTGGCAGGCTTCCTGAAAAGCCAGCCGGTCGAGACCACACTTGTCGAGACCCGGACGGCGGCAATGACGCGCAAACACGCTCAAACGCTCCGCCGGCAATATACGCGCCCTTACATGGCGCATGCCTCGATCGCACCGTCCTGCGCCATGGCGCAATGGGACGGCGATCGCGTCCATGTCTGGACCCACAGTCAGGGCGTCTATCTGCTCCGCGCCGATCTCGCCATCGTGCTCAAGCTGCCGGCCGAGAACATCGTCGTCGAGCACATGGAGGGCGCCGGCTGCTACGGACACAACGCGGCCGACGACGTCGCGCTCGATGCCGTGCTGCTGGCGAAGGCCGTCGGCGGCCGTTCGGTGCGGGTGCAGTGGTCGCGGCACGACGAGATGTCGCACGCGCCGTTCGGTGCGGCCATGGCCATCGAGATCGAGGCCGATCTCGATGCGGACAACGAGATCGTCGGCTGGCGCCACGCGATCTGGAGCAACGGCCATGCCGCACGGCCCGGACGCGCCGCGCAGCCCGCGCTGCTGGCCGCGACCGAGATCGCAAACCCCTATCCCCGCATGATCTCGACGAATCCGCCGGCCGCCAATGGCGGCGGCGGCGATCGCAACTCCGTTCCGCTCTATGATCTTCCAGCCTGGACGATCACGAGCCATCGGCTGCTGACCATGCCGGTGCGCACCTCAGCGCTGCGGACGCTCGGCGCACAAGGCAATGTGTTTGCCATCGAATCCTTGCTCGACGAGATCGCCGTCTTGCGCGGCGAAGACCCAATTGCGTTCCGCTTGCGGCATCTTGGCGACGAGCGGGCGAAGGATGTCATCCGCACAGCGGCTCGGCGCGCGGCGTGGAAACCGGAGAAACAAGCCGGTATCGGCCACGGCGTCGGCTTCGCTCGCTACAAGAACACGGGCGCATATTGCGCCGCGATTGCCGAGATCGAAGGCGCCGACGACATCCGCGTCAAGCGGTTGACCCTTGCGGTCGATGTCGGCGAGGCCATCAATCCGGACGGTGTCGTCAATCAGATCGAGGGTGGCGCGATCCAGGCGACGAGCTGGGTGCTGAAGGAGCGCGTCCGCTTCGACCGGACCCACATCACATCGACCTCTTGGACGGACTATCCGATCCTGAGGTTCAGCGAGGTTCCGGCAGTGGACGTCGAGATCATCCAGCGGCCGGAGATCGAGCCGGTCGGCGCCGGTGAGGCCGCACACGGCCCGGTGACGGCGGCAATCGCCAATGCCGTCTACGATTGCCTCTGCGTGCGCGTGCGCGATCTGCCGATCACGCGCGACAGGATCATTGCAGCTGCGGAGCTTGCGTCGTGA
- a CDS encoding molybdate ABC transporter substrate-binding protein — translation MTTVTILSGGAAQGLVRGLTEAFKAQAGFGINGEFGAVGLMADKLRAGTPADLVILTQALLAKLAEEKLVAPSSITDVGRVETALAVRSRDSKVTVKTEADLREVLRGADAIYVPDTKASTAGQHVAKVLDQLGIAYEVASRLKIFPNGATAMRELAASTAQRPIGCTQATEIIATDGIALSGLLPPGCELVTMYTAGVTARAAHPNEAAALIALLAGADHRELRQRAGFSG, via the coding sequence GTGACGACAGTGACCATTTTGAGCGGTGGCGCGGCGCAAGGCCTGGTGCGCGGCCTCACGGAGGCCTTCAAGGCGCAGGCCGGCTTCGGCATCAACGGCGAATTCGGCGCGGTCGGCCTCATGGCCGACAAGCTGCGCGCGGGCACGCCGGCCGATCTCGTGATCCTGACGCAAGCGCTCCTGGCAAAGCTCGCTGAGGAGAAGCTCGTCGCCCCCTCCTCGATCACGGATGTCGGCCGTGTCGAGACCGCATTGGCGGTCCGCAGCCGTGATTCCAAGGTGACGGTGAAGACCGAGGCCGATCTGCGGGAGGTGTTACGCGGCGCCGACGCGATCTACGTCCCCGACACCAAGGCTTCGACCGCCGGGCAGCACGTCGCAAAAGTGCTGGACCAGCTCGGCATCGCCTACGAGGTCGCCTCTCGGCTCAAGATATTTCCGAACGGTGCAACGGCGATGCGGGAGCTCGCGGCGTCCACCGCGCAAAGGCCGATCGGCTGCACACAGGCGACCGAGATCATCGCGACCGACGGCATCGCGCTGTCGGGGTTGCTACCGCCGGGCTGCGAGCTCGTGACCATGTACACGGCCGGCGTGACCGCCAGGGCCGCGCATCCGAACGAAGCTGCTGCACTGATCGCGCTCCTGGCTGGCGCAGATCACAGGGAGCTGCGCCAGCGCGCTGGCTTTTCCGGCTAA
- a CDS encoding SDR family NAD(P)-dependent oxidoreductase: MTDYRKLFDLTGKTAIVLGAASGIGKSSAEALAGLGARVVCADRALDAAEATAAGIRDKGGWAEAAACDAASAADVNALAKSVMQKFSRLDIAVTTPGLNIRKTILDYTEEDLDRVLNLNVKGTVWFFQAFGRIMVAQKGGSIIACSSVRAVTIEPGLGVYGSTKAAIGLLVKGFASEVGHAGVRVNAIAPSIAETALTGPFKQRPDIYNLYAGHTVFNRWSSADEVATAVAYLASDAASYVSGSTLFVDGGWTAVDGPPTGLTQLHK; this comes from the coding sequence GTGACGGACTATCGCAAGCTCTTCGATCTCACCGGCAAGACCGCAATTGTCCTCGGGGCCGCATCCGGCATCGGCAAGTCGTCGGCCGAGGCCCTTGCCGGGTTAGGGGCCCGTGTCGTCTGCGCCGATCGCGCGCTCGATGCCGCGGAAGCGACTGCCGCCGGCATTCGCGACAAGGGCGGCTGGGCGGAGGCAGCGGCTTGCGACGCCGCCAGCGCTGCGGACGTGAACGCGCTCGCCAAGTCCGTGATGCAGAAATTTTCGCGGCTCGACATTGCCGTGACGACGCCCGGGCTCAACATCCGCAAGACCATCCTCGATTATACCGAGGAGGATCTCGACCGCGTCCTCAACCTCAACGTCAAAGGCACTGTCTGGTTCTTCCAGGCGTTCGGCCGCATCATGGTCGCTCAGAAAGGGGGCAGCATCATTGCTTGCTCCTCGGTGCGGGCGGTGACTATCGAGCCGGGCCTCGGCGTCTACGGCTCGACCAAGGCCGCCATCGGCCTGCTGGTCAAGGGCTTTGCCTCCGAGGTCGGCCACGCCGGCGTGCGCGTCAACGCGATCGCGCCGAGCATCGCCGAGACCGCGCTGACTGGTCCGTTCAAGCAGCGCCCCGACATCTACAATCTCTACGCGGGCCACACCGTGTTCAACCGCTGGAGCAGCGCCGACGAGGTCGCGACCGCCGTGGCCTATCTCGCCTCGGACGCTGCGAGCTATGTCAGCGGCAGCACGCTGTTCGTCGACGGCGGCTGGACCGCGGTCGATGGCCCGCCGACCGGGCTGACCCAGCTGCACAAATAG
- a CDS encoding TRAP transporter large permease encodes MELIILGATFFGFLILGVPVAFAIGLSAICTILYEGLPVAVIFQQMMSGMNIFSFLAIPFFVFSGELMLHGGVADKIVQLAKNLVGHIRGGLGMSNVVACTLFGGVSGSPVADVSAMGAVMIPMMKKEGFDTDYAVNVTTHASLVGALMPTSHNMIIYALAAGGKVSIGALIAAGLLPAIVLMVCMLVAAYAVAVKRGYPAGKFPGWAEVFRSFAAALPGLLIVGIILTGILSGVFTATESAAVAVTYTILLTFFIYRTMTWSNFLRAAAKAVKTTGVVLLLIGVSTMFQYLMGLYEVADLAGEMMSKVSTQPWMIFLLINVILFVLGTFMDMAATILICTPIFLPIAMKAGMDPVQFGMLMLINCALGLNTPPVGTTQFVGCAIGGISVGAVMRTILPFYAALIAALMFVTYVPAFSLWLPRLLMGYKG; translated from the coding sequence ATGGAACTGATCATCCTCGGCGCCACCTTCTTCGGCTTCCTGATTCTCGGCGTTCCCGTCGCCTTCGCGATCGGCCTCTCGGCCATCTGCACCATCCTCTACGAAGGCCTGCCGGTCGCGGTCATCTTCCAGCAGATGATGTCGGGGATGAACATCTTCTCGTTCCTCGCGATTCCGTTCTTCGTCTTCAGCGGTGAGCTGATGCTGCATGGCGGCGTCGCCGACAAGATCGTGCAGCTCGCCAAGAATCTCGTCGGCCACATCCGCGGCGGCCTCGGCATGTCGAACGTGGTCGCCTGCACGCTGTTCGGCGGCGTCTCCGGCTCGCCCGTGGCCGACGTGTCGGCGATGGGCGCGGTGATGATCCCGATGATGAAAAAGGAAGGGTTCGACACCGACTACGCCGTCAACGTCACCACCCACGCCTCGCTGGTGGGCGCCTTGATGCCGACCAGCCACAACATGATCATCTATGCCCTGGCCGCCGGCGGCAAGGTCTCGATCGGCGCGCTGATCGCCGCCGGCCTCCTGCCGGCGATCGTGCTGATGGTCTGCATGCTCGTCGCTGCCTACGCCGTCGCGGTGAAGCGCGGCTATCCCGCCGGCAAGTTCCCGGGCTGGGCCGAGGTGTTCCGCTCGTTCGCGGCCGCGCTGCCCGGCCTTCTGATTGTCGGCATCATCCTGACGGGCATTCTCTCCGGCGTGTTCACGGCAACCGAATCCGCCGCCGTCGCGGTCACCTACACGATCCTGCTGACCTTCTTCATCTACCGCACCATGACCTGGAGCAACTTCCTGCGGGCAGCTGCCAAGGCGGTGAAGACGACGGGCGTGGTGCTGCTGCTGATCGGCGTCTCCACCATGTTCCAGTACCTGATGGGGCTGTACGAGGTGGCCGATCTCGCCGGCGAGATGATGAGCAAGGTATCCACGCAACCCTGGATGATCTTCCTGCTCATCAACGTCATCCTGTTCGTGCTCGGCACGTTCATGGACATGGCGGCGACCATTCTGATCTGCACCCCGATCTTCCTGCCGATCGCGATGAAGGCGGGTATGGACCCGGTGCAGTTCGGCATGCTGATGCTGATCAACTGCGCCCTCGGGCTCAACACCCCGCCGGTCGGAACCACGCAGTTCGTGGGCTGCGCCATCGGCGGCATCTCGGTCGGCGCGGTGATGCGCACCATCCTGCCGTTCTATGCCGCGCTGATCGCAGCACTGATGTTCGTGACCTACGTCCCTGCATTCTCGCTGTGGCTGCCCCGCCTGCTGATGGGCTACAAGGGCTAG
- a CDS encoding TRAP transporter small permease, which produces MTDPHVASHEHGDTAARPSTGLLSRINAPVARAGMYLSVTGLLVIVIIVFYQVFGRYVLNSSPTWTENLALVLILYVTLIGAAVGVRDAGHIGMDSLLVMLPDHMREKIELVIHVLVAVFGIAMAYNGWILGSSVGTVKIPNLGLPEVIRYVPLIASGILIVSFSIEHIMALLRGEEVVPSWN; this is translated from the coding sequence ATGACAGACCCACACGTCGCAAGTCACGAGCACGGGGATACGGCAGCACGCCCATCTACAGGCTTGCTGTCGCGGATCAACGCCCCCGTTGCTCGCGCCGGCATGTATCTGTCCGTGACCGGCCTGCTCGTCATCGTGATCATCGTGTTTTATCAGGTGTTCGGGCGCTACGTCCTCAATTCCAGCCCGACCTGGACGGAGAATCTCGCGCTGGTCCTCATCCTCTATGTCACGCTGATCGGTGCCGCCGTCGGCGTGCGCGATGCCGGACACATCGGCATGGACAGTCTGCTGGTGATGCTTCCGGATCACATGCGGGAGAAGATCGAGCTCGTGATCCACGTCCTGGTGGCCGTGTTCGGCATTGCGATGGCCTACAACGGCTGGATCCTCGGGTCTTCAGTCGGAACCGTGAAGATTCCCAATCTCGGTCTTCCCGAGGTGATCCGCTACGTGCCGCTGATCGCCTCCGGCATCCTGATCGTCTCCTTTTCCATCGAGCACATCATGGCTCTCCTGCGCGGCGAAGAGGTCGTCCCCTCATGGAACTGA